From Blastochloris viridis, one genomic window encodes:
- the anfD gene encoding nitrogenase iron-iron protein, alpha chain, protein MPYHEFDCSTCIPERKKHAVVKGPGEDLTSCLPLGYLNTIPGSISERGCAYCGAKHVIGTPMKDVIHISHGPVGCTYDTWQTKRYISDNNNFQLKYTFATDVKEKHVVFGAEGLLKQNMLEAFKAFPDIKRMTIYQTCATALIGDDIDAIAAEVKEELPDVDIFVCNSPGFAGPSQSGGHHKINIAWVNNKVGTFEPEITSDYVINYVGEYNIQGDQEVMLDFFKRMGIQVLSTFTGNGTYDGLRSMHRAHLNVLECARSAEYICDELRVRYGIPRMDIDGFGFEPLSISLRKIGRFFGIEDRAEKIIAEETAKWKPQLDWYKERLRGKKVCLWPGGSKLWHWAHAIEEEMGLHVVSVYTKFGHQGDMEKGVSRCSEGALAIDDPNELEGLEALERLKPDIIFTGKRPGEVAKKVRVPYLNAHAYHNGPWKGYEGWVRFARDIYNGIYSPIHQLSALDISKDEIPTGTGFVTARMLSDATLSDDIKNTPALQRYDGKYDIIAGLRTKTYPELPAKVVVAAAE, encoded by the coding sequence GTGCCGTATCATGAATTCGACTGCAGCACCTGCATTCCCGAGCGCAAGAAACACGCCGTGGTGAAAGGTCCGGGAGAGGACCTCACCTCCTGCCTGCCGCTCGGCTATCTCAACACCATCCCCGGCTCGATCTCGGAGCGCGGCTGCGCCTATTGCGGCGCCAAGCACGTGATCGGCACGCCGATGAAGGACGTCATCCACATCAGCCACGGGCCGGTCGGGTGCACCTACGACACCTGGCAGACCAAGCGCTACATCTCCGACAACAACAACTTCCAGCTCAAATACACCTTCGCGACCGACGTGAAGGAAAAGCACGTGGTGTTCGGCGCCGAAGGCCTGCTGAAGCAGAACATGCTTGAGGCGTTCAAGGCGTTCCCCGACATCAAGCGCATGACGATCTACCAGACCTGCGCCACCGCGCTGATCGGCGATGACATCGACGCCATCGCCGCCGAGGTGAAGGAGGAATTGCCCGACGTCGACATCTTCGTGTGCAACTCGCCGGGCTTCGCCGGCCCCAGCCAGTCCGGCGGCCACCACAAGATCAACATCGCCTGGGTCAACAACAAGGTCGGCACGTTCGAGCCGGAGATCACCTCCGACTACGTCATCAATTACGTCGGCGAGTACAACATCCAGGGCGACCAGGAGGTGATGCTCGATTTCTTCAAGCGCATGGGCATCCAGGTGCTGTCGACCTTCACCGGCAACGGCACCTATGACGGCCTGCGCTCGATGCACCGCGCCCACCTCAACGTGCTCGAATGCGCCCGCTCGGCCGAATACATCTGCGACGAGCTGCGAGTGCGCTACGGCATCCCGCGCATGGACATCGACGGCTTCGGCTTCGAGCCGCTGTCGATCTCGCTGCGCAAGATCGGCCGCTTCTTCGGCATCGAGGACCGCGCCGAGAAGATCATCGCGGAGGAGACCGCGAAGTGGAAGCCGCAGCTCGATTGGTACAAGGAGCGGCTGCGCGGCAAGAAGGTGTGCCTGTGGCCGGGCGGCTCCAAGCTGTGGCACTGGGCCCACGCCATCGAGGAGGAAATGGGCCTCCATGTGGTGTCGGTCTACACCAAGTTCGGCCACCAGGGCGACATGGAGAAGGGCGTGTCGCGCTGCAGCGAGGGGGCGCTAGCGATCGACGATCCCAACGAGCTCGAAGGGCTTGAGGCGTTGGAGCGACTGAAGCCCGACATCATCTTCACCGGCAAGCGGCCGGGCGAGGTGGCGAAGAAAGTGCGCGTGCCCTACCTCAACGCCCACGCCTATCACAACGGTCCGTGGAAGGGCTACGAGGGTTGGGTGCGGTTCGCCCGCGACATCTACAACGGCATCTATTCGCCGATCCACCAGCTCTCCGCCCTCGACATCAGCAAGGACGAGATTCCGACCGGCACCGGCTTCGTCACCGCGCGCATGCTGTCGGATGCGACCTTGAGCGACGACATCAAGAACACGCCGGCGCTGCAGCGCTACGACGGCAAGTACGACATCATCGCCGGGCTGCGCACCAAGACCTATCCGGAATTGCCGGCGAAGGTCGTGGTCGCCGCGGCCGAGTGA
- a CDS encoding DUF2852 domain-containing protein encodes MTDASQRWDRPFADESGWRPGRFHPGRIVLLVVTFLIWWPIGFATLIYLIWSGRMDCGGTSPRFERKLNRMQERVDRMRAKMCGGNGGGIWSGVWRGDSSNGAWGSPSGNRAFDEYKAETLRRLEEEQTDFRDFLERLRQAKDKAEFDQFMEQRRRPAEPRPETDRGPVV; translated from the coding sequence ATGACCGACGCTTCGCAACGTTGGGACCGCCCCTTCGCGGATGAGAGCGGCTGGCGCCCCGGACGCTTCCATCCCGGCCGGATCGTGCTGCTCGTGGTCACCTTTCTGATCTGGTGGCCGATCGGCTTTGCCACGCTGATCTATCTGATCTGGAGCGGACGAATGGACTGTGGTGGAACCTCACCGCGCTTTGAGCGCAAATTGAACCGGATGCAGGAGAGGGTGGACCGCATGCGTGCCAAGATGTGCGGCGGCAACGGGGGTGGTATTTGGAGCGGCGTCTGGCGCGGCGACTCCTCGAACGGCGCCTGGGGCAGCCCGAGCGGCAACAGAGCGTTCGACGAGTACAAGGCCGAGACACTACGCCGGCTCGAAGAGGAGCAGACCGACTTCCGCGACTTCCTGGAGCGGCTGCGTCAGGCCAAGGACAAGGCGGAGTTCGACCAGTTCATGGAGCAGCGCCGCCGCCCGGCCGAGCCGCGTCCGGAGACCGACCGGGGGCCGGTGGTCTGA
- a CDS encoding cell envelope integrity protein TolA, whose product MRDRRSIAASASLHAVVFGIGIVTFDAQPMTVTPTDSLNVDVMSLSEFTQLTRGQKTAPKAEKPRQLVEKIAESKPPEHEAKKISEKPPVDAVAPPPPLPPKVERPPEPEKKAEAKPEPKPEPQKPESKPEPKKAEPKPEIKPDAEALEKLIAKTEPKKPDPKPEPKPEPPKKVAEKPKPPERPKQAAPQQQTAPPDPNSKFDPTRIAALLDKRESTRQAATGAEVSRTASLGTVTGAAAQLSQTEIDALRGQIQRCWNPPVGVSDARDLIVRIRISLNQDGSLAGQPMVVDRGGGSTFQIAAESAMRAIRRCAPYTLPVAKYEAWRDVEVTFDPRDMFRG is encoded by the coding sequence ATGCGCGACAGACGGAGCATCGCCGCCTCGGCCTCGCTCCACGCGGTGGTCTTCGGCATCGGGATCGTCACCTTCGACGCCCAGCCGATGACCGTCACGCCCACCGATTCCTTGAACGTCGACGTGATGTCGCTGTCCGAATTCACCCAGCTCACCCGCGGCCAGAAGACCGCGCCGAAGGCGGAAAAGCCGCGCCAGCTGGTCGAGAAGATCGCCGAGTCCAAGCCCCCGGAACACGAAGCCAAGAAGATCAGCGAGAAGCCGCCGGTCGACGCCGTTGCCCCTCCGCCGCCGCTGCCGCCCAAGGTCGAACGCCCGCCCGAGCCCGAGAAAAAGGCCGAGGCCAAACCCGAGCCCAAGCCCGAGCCGCAAAAGCCCGAGTCCAAGCCGGAGCCGAAGAAGGCCGAGCCCAAGCCGGAGATCAAGCCGGACGCCGAGGCGCTGGAGAAGCTGATCGCCAAGACCGAACCGAAGAAGCCCGACCCCAAGCCGGAGCCGAAGCCCGAGCCGCCCAAGAAGGTGGCCGAAAAGCCCAAGCCGCCGGAGCGGCCGAAGCAGGCGGCGCCGCAGCAGCAGACCGCGCCGCCGGACCCGAACAGCAAGTTCGATCCGACCCGGATCGCGGCGCTGCTCGACAAGCGCGAATCGACGCGTCAGGCCGCGACCGGCGCCGAGGTGTCGCGCACCGCTTCCCTCGGCACCGTCACCGGCGCTGCGGCGCAGCTGTCGCAGACCGAGATCGACGCATTGCGCGGTCAGATCCAACGCTGCTGGAACCCGCCGGTCGGCGTGTCCGACGCGCGCGATCTGATCGTTCGCATCCGCATTTCGCTCAACCAGGATGGTTCGCTCGCCGGCCAGCCGATGGTGGTCGACCGCGGCGGCGGCTCGACCTTCCAGATCGCCGCCGAAAGCGCGATGCGCGCCATCCGCCGTTGCGCGCCTTACACCCTTCCCGTCGCAAAATACGAGGCGTGGCGCGACGTCGAAGTCACCTTCGATCCGCGCGACATGTTCCGGGGCTGA
- the tolB gene encoding Tol-Pal system beta propeller repeat protein TolB: MPVFHPTRRNLLLAGAAGATSLLLPQPASALLKLDITQGTVQPLPIALPDFIGASGADGEVGRNVTQVITADLKRSGLFAPISPQAFIERITNFDVQPRYPDWRVINAQALVTGRMTRQPDGRLKAEFRLWDVFGGSQLTGQQYFTTSENWRRVAHIIADAIYERLTGEKGYFDTRIVFVDESGPKERRVKRLAVMDQDGANVRYLSRGDEDVITPRFSPSSQDITYMALNRGSWRVFLMNIETGQREAVGNFPGMTLSPRFSPDGQRVVFSAEQGGVTSIHVMDLRSKSVTRLSNSGAIDVAPCYSPDGRQIAFASDRGGSAQLYIMGSDGSGQRRLSFGDGSYTTPVWSPRGDLIAFTKQGGGQFAIGVMRTDGSGERILTAGYHNEGPTWAPNGRVLMFWRDPGGAGGPQLFTVDLTGQNEQRVPTPSYASDPAWSPLLS; the protein is encoded by the coding sequence ATGCCCGTTTTTCACCCGACCCGACGAAACCTTCTCCTCGCTGGCGCCGCCGGCGCGACATCGCTCCTCCTGCCGCAGCCGGCGAGCGCCCTGCTCAAGCTCGACATCACGCAGGGCACGGTGCAGCCGCTGCCGATCGCGCTGCCGGACTTCATCGGCGCCAGCGGCGCCGATGGCGAGGTTGGGCGCAACGTCACCCAGGTGATCACCGCCGACCTCAAGCGCTCCGGCCTGTTCGCGCCGATCTCGCCGCAGGCCTTCATCGAGCGCATCACCAATTTCGACGTCCAGCCGCGCTATCCCGACTGGCGGGTGATCAACGCCCAGGCGCTGGTCACCGGCCGCATGACCCGCCAGCCCGACGGTCGGCTCAAGGCGGAGTTCCGGCTGTGGGACGTGTTCGGTGGCAGCCAGCTCACCGGCCAGCAGTATTTCACCACATCCGAGAACTGGCGGCGCGTCGCCCACATCATCGCCGACGCCATCTATGAGCGACTCACCGGCGAGAAGGGCTATTTCGACACCCGCATCGTGTTCGTCGACGAGTCCGGCCCCAAGGAACGCCGCGTCAAGCGCCTTGCGGTGATGGACCAGGACGGCGCCAACGTCCGCTATCTCAGCCGCGGCGACGAGGACGTCATCACGCCGCGCTTTTCGCCGTCGAGCCAGGACATCACCTACATGGCGCTGAACCGCGGCTCCTGGCGGGTGTTCCTGATGAACATCGAGACCGGCCAGCGCGAGGCGGTCGGCAACTTCCCCGGCATGACGCTCAGCCCGCGCTTCTCGCCGGACGGCCAGCGCGTGGTGTTCTCCGCCGAGCAGGGCGGCGTGACGTCGATCCACGTCATGGACCTGCGCTCAAAATCGGTGACGCGGCTGTCGAACTCCGGCGCCATCGACGTTGCGCCGTGCTACTCGCCCGACGGCCGCCAGATCGCGTTCGCCTCCGACCGCGGCGGCTCGGCCCAGCTCTACATCATGGGGTCGGACGGCTCCGGCCAGCGCCGGCTGTCGTTCGGCGACGGCAGCTACACCACGCCGGTGTGGTCGCCGCGCGGCGATCTGATCGCCTTCACCAAGCAGGGCGGCGGCCAGTTCGCCATCGGCGTGATGCGCACCGACGGCTCGGGCGAGCGCATCCTCACCGCCGGCTACCACAATGAGGGGCCGACCTGGGCCCCGAACGGCCGCGTGCTGATGTTCTGGCGCGATCCGGGCGGCGCCGGCGGGCCGCAGCTGTTCACCGTCGACCTCACCGGCCAGAACGAGCAGCGCGTGCCGACGCCGAGCTACGCCTCCGACCCGGCCTGGAGCCCGCTCCTGAGCTGA
- a CDS encoding ribbon-helix-helix domain-containing protein, producing MPSAEKISVTMTPDMLRAIRDSVEAGEYASTSEAMRDAVRIWQRQRLEDAERLAAIRARVRRSLHDPRSDLEDEDVEARLQALFADTAKARRDAPA from the coding sequence ATGCCATCCGCTGAGAAAATCAGCGTCACCATGACGCCAGATATGCTCCGCGCCATCCGGGACAGCGTGGAAGCCGGAGAGTATGCCTCCACCAGCGAAGCGATGCGCGACGCCGTGCGCATCTGGCAGCGCCAGCGGCTGGAGGATGCGGAGCGCCTTGCGGCCATTCGTGCTCGCGTGCGCCGGTCACTGCACGACCCCCGCTCCGATCTGGAGGACGAGGACGTCGAGGCCCGGCTGCAAGCGCTCTTTGCCGACACGGCGAAAGCCCGCCGCGATGCGCCAGCTTAA
- a CDS encoding type II toxin-antitoxin system RelE/ParE family toxin produces the protein MRQLKVRYRPEAVDDLEDIFRYVFRISASQVTAQNFVGRLRARCRRIGLVPLGGRARDDLEPGLRTVPFEHIAVIAYTVEDDCVRITNIFYGGKDYEALYRNASESESDLDPPRRALGGRPDE, from the coding sequence ATGCGCCAGCTTAAGGTCCGCTACCGTCCGGAGGCGGTTGACGACCTCGAAGACATCTTCCGTTACGTTTTCCGTATCAGCGCCAGCCAGGTCACGGCTCAAAATTTCGTAGGCCGCCTCCGGGCGCGTTGCCGGCGCATCGGCCTCGTTCCGTTGGGCGGACGCGCCCGGGATGACCTTGAACCAGGGTTGCGCACGGTGCCCTTCGAGCACATCGCCGTCATCGCCTACACGGTCGAGGACGATTGCGTGCGCATCACCAATATCTTCTACGGCGGGAAAGATTACGAAGCGCTGTACCGGAATGCGTCCGAATCTGAATCCGATTTAGATCCTCCCCGGAGAGCATTGGGAGGTCGACCCGATGAATGA
- the tolQ gene encoding protein TolQ, translated as MNPADITASVDMSLLGLFWQANWVVKAVMIGLITASVWVWAIAIEKWFLFRRTRAAADQFEQTFWSGQSLEELYRTLAARPNESVAALFVAAMREWKRTFEGGARSFAGLQQRIDRAMDVSIAREVERLEAKLLVLATVGSAGPFVGLFGTVWGIMTSFQSIAASKNTSLAVVAPGIAEALFATAMGLIAAIPATIFYNKFTSEVSRQASRLEGFADEFSAILSRQIDEQG; from the coding sequence ATGAATCCTGCCGATATCACCGCTTCCGTCGACATGTCCCTGCTTGGCCTGTTCTGGCAGGCCAATTGGGTGGTCAAGGCCGTCATGATCGGCCTGATCACCGCCTCGGTGTGGGTGTGGGCGATCGCCATCGAAAAATGGTTCCTGTTCCGCCGCACCCGCGCCGCGGCCGATCAGTTCGAACAGACCTTCTGGTCCGGCCAGTCGCTGGAGGAGCTCTATCGTACGCTGGCGGCGCGGCCCAACGAGTCGGTTGCGGCGCTGTTCGTGGCGGCGATGCGCGAGTGGAAGCGCACGTTCGAGGGCGGTGCGCGCTCGTTTGCCGGCTTGCAGCAGCGCATCGACCGCGCGATGGACGTGTCGATCGCGCGCGAGGTCGAGCGGCTGGAAGCAAAGCTGCTGGTGCTCGCCACCGTCGGCTCCGCCGGCCCGTTCGTCGGCCTGTTCGGCACCGTCTGGGGCATCATGACTAGCTTCCAGTCGATTGCCGCCTCCAAGAACACTTCGCTGGCGGTGGTGGCACCGGGCATCGCCGAGGCGCTGTTCGCCACCGCCATGGGCTTGATCGCCGCCATACCGGCGACGATTTTCTACAATAAGTTCACCTCCGAAGTCAGCCGACAGGCCTCGCGGCTGGAAGGATTCGCCGACGAGTTCTCGGCGATCCTGTCGCGCCAGATCGACGAACAGGGGTAG
- the nifH gene encoding nitrogenase iron protein, whose translation MTRKIAIYGKGGIGKSTTTQNTAAALAHFHDKNVFIHGCDPKADSTRLILGGQMQETVMDSLRLYGAEKVTTDKVVKTGFKGIRCVESGGPEPGVGCAGRGVITAIDLMEENEAYTDDLDFIFFDVLGDVVCGGFAMPIRDGKAQEVYIVASGEMMAIYAANNICKGLVKYAKQSGVRLGGIICNSRNVDGEREFLEEFTAAIGTQMIHFVPRDNIVQKAEFNKKTVTEFDPSVNQANEYKQLAQNILDNQMFVIPKPMTMDELEKMVVKYGLWD comes from the coding sequence ATGACCCGCAAGATTGCGATCTATGGCAAAGGCGGCATCGGCAAGTCGACCACCACGCAGAACACCGCCGCGGCCCTCGCCCATTTCCACGACAAGAACGTTTTCATTCATGGTTGCGACCCCAAGGCCGACTCCACCCGCCTGATCCTCGGCGGCCAGATGCAGGAAACCGTGATGGACTCGCTGCGCCTGTACGGCGCGGAAAAGGTCACCACCGACAAGGTGGTGAAGACCGGCTTCAAGGGCATCCGCTGCGTGGAGTCCGGTGGTCCGGAGCCCGGCGTCGGCTGCGCCGGCCGCGGCGTCATCACCGCCATCGACCTGATGGAAGAGAACGAGGCCTATACCGACGACCTCGATTTCATCTTCTTCGACGTGCTCGGCGACGTGGTGTGCGGCGGCTTCGCCATGCCGATCCGCGACGGCAAGGCCCAGGAGGTCTACATCGTCGCGTCCGGCGAGATGATGGCGATTTACGCCGCCAACAACATCTGCAAGGGCCTGGTCAAATACGCCAAGCAGAGCGGCGTGCGCCTCGGCGGCATCATCTGCAACAGCCGCAACGTCGACGGCGAGCGCGAATTCCTGGAGGAGTTCACCGCGGCGATCGGCACCCAGATGATCCACTTCGTGCCGCGCGACAATATCGTCCAGAAGGCCGAATTCAACAAGAAGACGGTCACCGAGTTCGATCCTTCGGTCAATCAGGCCAACGAGTACAAGCAGCTCGCGCAGAACATCCTCGACAACCAGATGTTCGTGATCCCCAAGCCGATGACCATGGACGAGCTTGAGAAGATGGTCGTCAAATACGGACTGTGGGACTGA
- the anfO gene encoding Fe-only nitrogenase accessory protein AnfO, whose product MRIAAFIDENGALAGLHQHGCIVLYDDASGAWTVQRDIPFPGAGVPATIAGLKARLIQAVGQFDDCNVFVSAGSKGALSAILQDELGFQTWQSQGFALDVLDAVALKESERLAEIAAAAVADDAGEPPTLVLERVGAEHYRADLTRFQNPDGSHDSMAVLLPVLQQRGFRRLELVCDHNPKWLWRTVRELGLKLKREIVMREGVMSTITICAE is encoded by the coding sequence ATGCGGATCGCGGCCTTTATCGACGAGAACGGCGCCCTCGCCGGTCTGCATCAGCACGGCTGCATCGTGCTCTATGACGATGCCTCCGGCGCCTGGACCGTTCAGCGGGACATCCCGTTTCCAGGCGCCGGAGTGCCGGCCACCATCGCCGGCCTCAAGGCACGCCTCATCCAGGCGGTGGGGCAATTCGACGATTGCAATGTGTTCGTCTCGGCCGGCTCGAAAGGCGCGCTCAGCGCGATCCTGCAGGATGAGCTGGGCTTCCAGACCTGGCAGAGCCAGGGGTTTGCGCTCGACGTGCTCGACGCGGTGGCGCTGAAGGAATCCGAACGCCTGGCGGAGATTGCCGCGGCGGCGGTGGCGGACGACGCCGGCGAGCCGCCGACGCTGGTGCTGGAGCGGGTCGGAGCCGAGCACTACCGCGCCGATCTCACCCGCTTCCAGAATCCCGACGGCTCGCACGATTCGATGGCGGTGCTGCTGCCGGTCCTGCAACAGCGCGGCTTCCGGCGACTGGAACTGGTGTGCGACCACAATCCGAAATGGCTGTGGCGCACGGTGCGCGAGCTCGGCCTCAAGCTAAAGCGTGAAATCGTGATGCGCGAGGGGGTGATGTCCACCATCACCATCTGCGCGGAGTGA
- the anfG gene encoding Fe-only nitrogenase subunit delta: MDDITKTNALADSLTIGGLTVPVDAVTSERLDQMVDYIMKYCLWQFNSRGWDRKKQNAGIIPRTAQLLTGEEVARETPSDRYYWVEAVTLAEAYRERMPWLADMTKEEIKTLLQRLHERIDYLVVDGSLNEELTVPHY, translated from the coding sequence ATGGATGACATCACCAAAACCAACGCGCTCGCGGACAGCCTGACAATCGGTGGCCTCACGGTTCCGGTCGACGCCGTCACCTCCGAACGCCTCGACCAGATGGTCGACTACATCATGAAATACTGCCTGTGGCAGTTCAACTCGCGCGGCTGGGACCGCAAGAAGCAGAATGCCGGCATCATCCCCAGGACGGCGCAGCTTCTCACCGGCGAGGAGGTGGCGCGCGAGACGCCGTCCGACCGTTACTACTGGGTCGAGGCGGTGACACTCGCCGAAGCCTACCGCGAGCGCATGCCGTGGCTCGCCGACATGACCAAGGAGGAGATCAAGACGCTGCTGCAACGGCTGCACGAGCGCATCGACTATCTCGTTGTCGATGGCTCGCTGAACGAAGAACTCACCGTGCCGCACTATTGA
- the tolR gene encoding protein TolR: MGAAAPSAGNTRAGRRRRRGGRAIMSEINVTPFVDVMLVLLIIFMVSAPLLTVGVPIDLPQTQAKGIEQNTEPVTISVNTKGQVFLMNSEIQIAELVPKLQAIAQARGGGQDERVFVRGDKTVDYGTVMKVMGRLSAAGFRRVALVTEVEQGS, encoded by the coding sequence ATGGGTGCCGCTGCTCCCTCTGCGGGCAACACCAGGGCTGGACGGCGCCGCCGCAGAGGCGGCCGCGCCATCATGAGCGAAATCAACGTCACGCCGTTCGTCGACGTGATGCTGGTGCTGCTCATCATCTTCATGGTGTCGGCGCCGCTGCTGACCGTCGGCGTGCCGATCGACCTGCCGCAGACCCAGGCCAAAGGCATCGAGCAGAACACCGAGCCGGTGACCATCTCGGTCAACACCAAGGGCCAGGTGTTCCTGATGAACAGCGAGATCCAGATCGCCGAACTGGTGCCGAAGCTGCAGGCCATCGCCCAGGCCCGCGGCGGCGGCCAGGATGAGCGGGTGTTCGTGCGCGGCGACAAGACCGTCGACTACGGCACGGTGATGAAGGTGATGGGACGGCTGTCGGCCGCCGGGTTCCGGCGCGTTGCGCTGGTGACCGAAGTGGAGCAGGGGAGCTGA
- a CDS encoding gamma-glutamylcyclotransferase family protein, giving the protein MLSKRKPTKILYFAYGPTMNPALMAEICPGAVAVAPAALPDHELAFFGHSDTWDGAEKTLVCRPGATAWGMLYRLSASDLDRLDAHQGAKADGSGPYFHFPTEALGADRQRHDVVFYKRSINGEPRLPSTDYVAHIIAGAEAHHLPQDYIDRLRRLPARAASYGVPLRRAGAGHAVGCAC; this is encoded by the coding sequence ATGCTGTCAAAGCGCAAGCCGACGAAGATCCTGTATTTCGCCTACGGCCCGACCATGAACCCGGCGCTGATGGCGGAGATCTGCCCCGGCGCCGTGGCGGTGGCGCCCGCTGCGCTACCCGACCACGAGCTGGCGTTCTTCGGCCATTCCGACACCTGGGACGGCGCGGAGAAGACGCTGGTGTGCCGCCCCGGCGCGACGGCGTGGGGCATGCTCTACCGGCTGTCGGCGTCCGACCTCGACCGGCTCGACGCCCACCAGGGCGCCAAGGCGGACGGCAGCGGTCCCTATTTCCATTTCCCGACCGAAGCGCTCGGCGCCGATCGGCAGCGCCACGACGTGGTGTTCTACAAGCGCTCCATCAACGGCGAGCCGCGCCTGCCCAGCACCGACTATGTCGCGCACATCATCGCCGGCGCCGAGGCGCACCACCTGCCGCAGGACTATATCGACCGGCTGCGCCGCCTGCCGGCCCGCGCGGCGAGCTACGGCGTGCCGCTGCGCCGCGCCGGCGCCGGCCACGCGGTCGGCTGCGCCTGCTGA
- the anfK gene encoding Fe-only nitrogenase subunit beta: MSSEAMSSDSCDIETCETKFCQLKTKERIGTINPIFTCQPAGAQYASIGIKDCIGIVHGGQGCVMFVRLLISQHLKESFEIASSSVHEDGAVFGATGRVEEGIDVLLARYPHVRVIPIITTCSTEIIGDDCDGVVNKLEEGLLQEKYAGRDVHLLVIKTPSFVGSMVSGYDIAVRDFVKKFAHKTEPNGKINLITGWANPGDVKELKHLLAEMDIDATVLFEIEDFDSPIMPDGSAVSHGGTTIEDLQDTGNALGTIALNRYEGGKAAQFLQKKFKMPTIIGPTPIGIRNTDTFLRNLKEMTGKPIPPSLVKERGIALDALADLTHMFLADKKVAIYGNPDLVIGLAEFCLDLEMKPVLLLLGDDNSTYGKDPRIQAIQAGVDFPMEIITNADFWELERRIKDGDIELDLILGHSKGRFVSIDYNIPMVRVGFPTYDRAGLFRHPVVGYGGATWLAEQMANALFTDMEYKKNKEWVLNVW; the protein is encoded by the coding sequence ATGTCCAGCGAAGCAATGTCCAGCGATTCCTGCGATATCGAAACCTGCGAAACCAAGTTCTGCCAGCTCAAGACCAAGGAGCGTATCGGCACCATCAATCCGATCTTCACCTGCCAGCCGGCCGGCGCGCAGTATGCCTCGATCGGCATCAAGGACTGCATCGGCATCGTCCACGGCGGCCAGGGCTGCGTGATGTTCGTGCGCCTCCTGATCTCGCAGCACCTCAAGGAGAGCTTCGAGATCGCGTCCTCCTCGGTGCATGAGGATGGCGCGGTGTTCGGCGCCACCGGCCGCGTCGAGGAAGGCATCGACGTGCTGCTGGCGCGCTATCCGCACGTCCGCGTCATCCCGATCATCACCACCTGCTCGACTGAGATCATCGGCGACGACTGCGACGGCGTCGTCAACAAGCTGGAGGAGGGCCTGCTCCAGGAGAAGTACGCCGGCCGCGACGTCCATCTTCTCGTCATCAAGACGCCGAGCTTCGTCGGGTCGATGGTGAGCGGCTACGACATCGCGGTGCGCGACTTCGTCAAGAAGTTCGCGCACAAGACCGAGCCGAACGGCAAGATCAATCTCATCACCGGCTGGGCCAATCCGGGCGACGTCAAGGAGCTGAAGCACCTCCTCGCCGAGATGGATATCGACGCCACCGTGCTGTTCGAGATCGAGGATTTCGACTCGCCGATCATGCCGGACGGCAGCGCGGTGTCGCACGGCGGCACCACCATCGAGGACCTGCAGGACACCGGCAACGCGCTCGGCACCATCGCCCTCAATCGCTATGAGGGCGGCAAGGCCGCGCAGTTCCTGCAGAAGAAGTTCAAGATGCCGACCATCATCGGCCCGACCCCGATCGGCATCCGCAACACCGACACCTTCCTGCGGAACCTCAAGGAGATGACCGGCAAGCCGATCCCGCCGTCGCTGGTCAAGGAACGCGGCATCGCGCTCGACGCGCTGGCCGATCTCACCCACATGTTCCTCGCCGACAAGAAGGTGGCGATCTACGGCAACCCCGACCTCGTCATCGGGCTCGCCGAATTCTGCCTCGACCTCGAGATGAAGCCGGTGCTGCTGCTGCTCGGCGACGACAACTCGACCTACGGCAAGGACCCGCGCATCCAGGCGATCCAGGCCGGCGTCGACTTCCCGATGGAGATCATCACCAACGCCGACTTCTGGGAGCTGGAGCGGCGCATCAAGGACGGCGACATCGAGCTTGATCTGATCCTCGGCCACTCCAAGGGACGGTTCGTGTCGATCGACTACAACATCCCGATGGTGCGCGTGGGCTTTCCCACCTACGACCGCGCCGGCCTGTTCCGTCACCCGGTGGTCGGCTATGGCGGCGCCACCTGGCTCGCCGAGCAGATGGCCAACGCGCTGTTCACCGACATGGAATACAAGAAGAACAAGGAGTGGGTGCTCAACGTGTGGTGA